One Brassica napus cultivar Da-Ae chromosome C2, Da-Ae, whole genome shotgun sequence DNA window includes the following coding sequences:
- the LOC111205321 gene encoding uncharacterized protein LOC111205321, producing MAQGGNFSGIYRKVQLKPLKWNGEGEEERPVEALMILKYGGGLTHAGRRAWIRSPLCLPPLLLPASPLPCPLSSVSSLLRLSLPVVSRSAAPRLSPPLLLPVVAPPHLSLPVVSLLRRSPPLPASPSPRGRSSPPLPCRALSPLFPLSSASPFPWSLSPPLPASPRLSFSPWSLPPASPFPWSLSPPLPASPRLSFSPWSLLPASPFPWSLSSAAPHLSPPLPASPSRRCLAGSSPQPCRISLLKMSGNDYTRYLSAGSRKSYGSKKSSSRRSNPGSSSNSQMAESSAVPNSQTQPSPPAPAQASPPAPAQAPPAPAPSQAPPAPAPAQAPPPPAPNAAALMLEDLAAINMILASPGHHLLPHLHPNRPPNTVWFDEDGSVAASVRQIFERDFKEPHASWKQTPGNVVRRWFESFAQMYHWDSGFTSLVRDSFEAKLKVQMNRQICRWKKVWRVKGDAAMPVWFDPNVWAGLVTYWLDPGTEVRSCNSRAARYSDPDGHGPSKHRSGQISYKARARIIAEETGESIPDLLGVLEITKRKPDGSFVDGKSEQLYNDVTSKFQELSQAASADPKSTGSVGLTPAEKNKIYCELAPRKKGRIYGVGSLNQSVGSVSASFPSSSSSEDQSLKKIIKEQALVIQSQGNEIGRLSAAVRYLATKDSTLANILQSEDVPSSHNSEGMSHDSRDDESDAI from the exons ATGGCGCAGGGAGGAAATTTCTCAGGGATATACAGGAAGGTTCAACTGAAGCCGCTGAAGTGGAATGGTGAAGGCGAAGAAGAAAGACCTGTAGAGGCccttatgattcttaaatacggCGGTGGTCTAACTCACGCTG GCAGAAGAGCTTg GATCCGATCTCCTCTCTGTCTCCCGCCTCTCCTTCTCCCCGCCTCTCCCTTGCCGTGCCCTCTCTCCTCCGTGTCCTCTCTCCTCCGCCTCTCCCTTCCCGTGGTCTCTCGCTCCGCCGCTCCCCGCCTCTCCCCGCCTCTCCTTCTCCCCGTGGTCGCTCCTCCCCACCTCTCCCTTCCCGTGGTCTCTCTCCTCCGCCGCTCCCCGCCTCTCCCCGCCTCTCCTTCTCCCCGTGGTCGCTCCTCCCCGCCTCTCCCTTGCCGTGCCCTCTCTCCTCTGTTTCCTCTCTCCTCCGCCTCTCCCTTCCCGTGGTCTCTCTCTCCGCCGCTCCCCGCCTCTCCCCGCCTCTCCTTCTCCCCGTGGTCGCTCCCCCCCGCCTCTCCCTTCCCGTGGTCTCTCTCTCCGCCGCTCCCCGCCTCTCCCCGCCTCTCCTTCTCCCCGTGGTCGCTCCTCCCCGCCTCTCCCTTCCCGTGGTCTCTCTCCTCCGCCGCTCCCCACCTCTCCCCGCCTCTCCCCGCCTCTCCTTCTCGCCGCTGCCTCGCCGGATCTTCGCCTCAGCCTTGCCGGATCTCTCTCCTCAAG ATGTCAGGAAATGATTATACCCGATATCTGTCTGCTGGTAGTAGGAAGAGTTATGGCAGTAAGAAGAGTTCATCCCGTCGTAGCAATCCGGGAAGTTCTTCTAATTCTCAGATGGCTGAGAGCTCGGCTGTACCTAACAGCCAGACACAACCTTCCCCTCCAGCTCCCGCTCAAGCTTCCCCTCCTGCTCCTGCTCAAGCTCCTCCAGCTCCCGCTCCCTCTCAAGCTCCTCCAGCTCCCGCTCCTGCTCAAGCTCCTCCACCTCCAGCTCCCAATGCTGCCGCACTGATGTTGGAAGATTTAGCGGCAATCAATATGATTCTGGCTAGTCCTggacatcatcttcttcctcacctGCATCCAAATCGCCCTCCAAATACGgtttg GTTTGATGAAGATGGGAGCGTTGCTGCATCGGTTCGTCAAATCTTTGAAAGAGATTTCAAAGAACCGCATGCTAGCTGGAAGCAAACCCCTGGGAATGTCGTGAGACGTTGGTTTGAATCCTTTGCG CAAATGTATCATTGGGATTCTGGTTTCACTAGCCTGGTTCGCGATTCTTTCGAGGCCAAATTGAAAGTCCAAATGAATCGCCAAATTTGTCGGTGGAAGAAAGTGTGGCGGGTAAAAGGTGATGCAGCTATGCCTGTTTGGTTTGACCCAAATGTTTGGGCTGGTCTCGTCACTTATTGGCTAGATCCAGGCACTGAAGTCCGGAGTTGCAATAGTCGGGCAGCCCGTTACTCTGACCCCGATGGACATGGGCCGTCTAAGCATCGTTCAGGTCAGATTTCTTACAAGGCCCGTGCGCGAATTATT gcTGAAGAAACAGGAGAGTCTATTCCTGATTTGCTTGGGGTTCTCGAGATCACTAAACGAAAGCCGGATGGGTCTTTCGTTGACGGCAAATCTGAGCAGCTCTACAATGACGTGACATCTAAATTTCAGGAGTTATCTCAGGCAGCTAGTGCTGATCCCAAGAGCACCGGTTCTGTTGGTCTCACTCCAGCAGAAAAGAACAAGATTTATTGTGAG CTTGCTCCCCGCAAAAAGGGACGAATTTATGGAGTGGGTTCTCTAAATCAATCTGTAGGATCCGTTTCTGCATCTTTTCCTTCTTCTAGCAGTTCTGAGGACCAGTCTTTGAAGAAGATCATCAAGGAACAAGCTCTTGTGATTCAGAGCCAGGGAAATGAAATCGGGAGGCTGAGTGCTGCTGTTCGTTATCTAGCTACCAAAGATTCTACCTTGGCGAACATTCTTCAGTCCGAAGATGTGCCTTCTTCCCACAACTCCGAGGGCATGTCTCATGACTCTAGAGAtgatgaatctgatgctatTTAG
- the LOC125581561 gene encoding flavone 3'-O-methyltransferase 1-like isoform X2, protein MADTQITPQQVTNDDEQLALFAMQLASASVLPMVLKTALDLDLLEIMAKKSSPMSPIEIASQLSMKNSNAPVMLDRILRLLTSYSILICSGGDGVERTYELGPVCKYLTKNEDGVSIAALCLMNQDEVLMQSWYHLKDAILNDGIPFNKVHNEMTSFDYHETDHKFNMVFNNGMSNHSTITMKKILETYKGFEELTSLVDVGGGIGATLKVILSKYPNLKGINFDLLHVIKNATPHDVDMPRLERQQMRATLAELLQGASREWKSDISRVSTSRDNRHNKPLDQTNFHVYCIMLAHNPGGKERTEKEFEALANKSGFKGIKVVCNAFGVYIIELLKKID, encoded by the exons ATGGCGGATACACAGATAACTCCACAACAAGTAACCAACGACGACGAACAACTGGCTCTCTTCGCCATGCAGCTAGCCAGCGCCTCCGTTCTTCCGATGGTTTTAAAAACGGCGTTAGACCTTGATCTTCTCGAGATCATGGCCAAGAAGTCTTCTCCGATGTCTCCGATTGAGATAGCTTCTCAACTTTCGATGAAAAACTCCAACGCTCCGGTCATGCTCGACCGTATTCTCCGTCTTCTGACGTCTTACTCCATCCTCATCTGCTCCGGCGGAGACGGCGTCGAGAGGACTTACGAGCTTGGTCCGGTTTGCAAGTATTTGACTAAGAACGAAGACGGTGTCTCGATTGCTGCTCTTTGTCTTATGAACCAAGACGAGGTTCTCATGCAAAGCTG GTACCATTTGAAAGATGCAATTCTTAATGATGGGATTCCATTCAACAAggttcataatgaaatgacctcTTTCGATTACCACGAGACGGACCATAAGTTCAACATGGTCTTCAACAATGGAATGTCTAATCATTCAACCATCACCATGAAAAAGATTCTCGAGACCTATAAGGGTTTTGAGGAATTGACGTCTTTGGTTGATGTTGGTGGTGGCATTGGTGCTACTCTCAAAGTGATTCTCTCTAAATACCCTAACCTTAAGGGCATCAACTTTGATCTCCTTCATGTCATCAAAAATGCTACTCCCCATGATG TGGATATGCCACGATTGGAGCGACAACAAATGCGTGCAACTCTTGCAGAACTGCTACAAGGCGCTTCAAGAGAATGGAAAAGTGATATTAGCAGAGTGTCTACTTCCAGAGACAATAGACACAACAAGCCTCTTGACCAAACAAATTTCCATGTCTATTGCATTATGCTGGCTCACAATCCTGGAGGTAAAGAACGGACCGAGAAAGAGTTCGAGGCATTAGCTAATAAATCAGGCTTCAAAGGCATCAAAGTTGTTTGCAACGCTTTTGGGGTTTACATTATCGAGTTGCTCAAGAAGATCGACTAA
- the LOC125581561 gene encoding flavone 3'-O-methyltransferase 1-like isoform X3 produces the protein MADTQITPQQVTNDDEQLALFAMQLASASVLPMVLKTALDLDLLEIMAKKSSPMSPIEIASQLSMKNSNAPVMLDRILRLLTSYSILICSGGDGVERTYELGPVCKYLTKNEDGVSIAALCLMNQDEVLMQSWYHLKDAILNDGIPFNKVHNEMTSFDYHETDHKFNMVFNNGMSNHSTITMKKILETYKGFEELTSLVDVGGGIGATLKVILSKYPNLKGINFDLLHVIKNATPHDDTSIQHVEGDMFKSVPEGDAIFMKWICHDWSDNKCVQLLQNCYKALQENGKVILAECLLPETIDTTSLLTKQISMSIALCWLTILEVKNGPRKSSRH, from the exons ATGGCGGATACACAGATAACTCCACAACAAGTAACCAACGACGACGAACAACTGGCTCTCTTCGCCATGCAGCTAGCCAGCGCCTCCGTTCTTCCGATGGTTTTAAAAACGGCGTTAGACCTTGATCTTCTCGAGATCATGGCCAAGAAGTCTTCTCCGATGTCTCCGATTGAGATAGCTTCTCAACTTTCGATGAAAAACTCCAACGCTCCGGTCATGCTCGACCGTATTCTCCGTCTTCTGACGTCTTACTCCATCCTCATCTGCTCCGGCGGAGACGGCGTCGAGAGGACTTACGAGCTTGGTCCGGTTTGCAAGTATTTGACTAAGAACGAAGACGGTGTCTCGATTGCTGCTCTTTGTCTTATGAACCAAGACGAGGTTCTCATGCAAAGCTG GTACCATTTGAAAGATGCAATTCTTAATGATGGGATTCCATTCAACAAggttcataatgaaatgacctcTTTCGATTACCACGAGACGGACCATAAGTTCAACATGGTCTTCAACAATGGAATGTCTAATCATTCAACCATCACCATGAAAAAGATTCTCGAGACCTATAAGGGTTTTGAGGAATTGACGTCTTTGGTTGATGTTGGTGGTGGCATTGGTGCTACTCTCAAAGTGATTCTCTCTAAATACCCTAACCTTAAGGGCATCAACTTTGATCTCCTTCATGTCATCAAAAATGCTACTCCCCATGATG ATACTTCAATACAACACGTTGAAGGAGATATGTTTAAAAGTGTTCCTGAAGGTGATGCAATTTTCATGAAG TGGATATGCCACGATTGGAGCGACAACAAATGCGTGCAACTCTTGCAGAACTGCTACAAGGCGCTTCAAGAGAATGGAAAAGTGATATTAGCAGAGTGTCTACTTCCAGAGACAATAGACACAACAAGCCTCTTGACCAAACAAATTTCCATGTCTATTGCATTATGCTGGCTCACAATCCTGGAGGTAAAGAACGGACCGAGAAAGAGTTCGAGGCATTAG
- the LOC125581561 gene encoding uncharacterized protein LOC125581561 isoform X1: protein MSSPSSTRHLDHYENPYYLHSSDHAGLVLVSDRLNTGAEFHSWRRLVRMALNVRNKLGFIDGTIPKPPDNHRDSGSWSCCNDMVATWLMNSVSKKIGQSLLFVSTAESIWKNILPRFKQDDAPRVYEIDQKLSSIQQGPDDVTTYYTALVTLWEEHKNYVELPVCSCGKCECNAAELWERLQERSRVTKFLMGLNESYESTRRHILMLKPILTIEEVFNLVTQDERQRAIKPSSTPASVVFQASSPDENLLSAPPDLSAFAAAHANSGYRPKQRPLCTYCGQLGHIVDKCFRLHGYPPGHKFNKSSIPGQGTHATAGYAPRGQNNYNQRGMQPQNNYNQRSMQQQNNHYTQPQHSQQANVVAQQIVPASSTSLPGQMDVNQIQALLQQLQAYVSPSVNAISSKQSSVSENGYMAPQSTSGVYSGIDDW from the exons ATGAGTTCACCTTCTTCAACTCGTCACCTCGATCACTACGAAAATCCATACTACCTTCATAGCTCGGATCATGCCGGTCTCGTCCTTGTTTCCGATCGCCTCAACACCGGTGCAGAGTTCCATTCCTGGCGACGATTGGTTCGTATGGCTCTCAACGTCAGGAATAAACTTGGATTCATCGATGGTACGATTCCTAAACCGCCTGATAATCATCGAGACTCGGGATCTTGGTCATGTTGCAATGATATGGTAGCTACATGGTTAATGAACTCTGTATCCAAGAAGATAGGTCAGAGCTTATTGTTTGTGTCCACCGCTGAATCGATCTGGAAGAATATTCTCCCCAGATTCAAACAAGATGATGCTCCGCGCGTTTATGAGATTGATCAGAAGTTGAGTTCGATTCAGCAAGGCCCTGATGATGTAACCACCTACTATACTGCGTTAGTTACTCTTTGGGAAGAGCACAAGAACTATGTTGAATTGCCTGTGTGTTCTTGTGGAAAGTGTGAGTGCAATGCTGCAGAGCTATGGGAACGTCTTCAGGAACGTAGCAGAGTTACCAAATTCTTGATGGGGCTGAATGAATCTTATGAATCAACACGTCGTCATATCCTGATGCTAAAGCCAATTCTAACTATTGAGGAGGTGTTTAATCTGGTGACACAGGATGAACGTCAGAGAGCTATCAAGCCGAGCTCTACTCCAGCAAGTGTTGTTTTTCAAGCCTCTAGTCCAGATGAGAATTTGCTTTCTGCTCCTCCTGATCTTTCAGCTTTTGCTGCAGCTCATGCCAACTCAGGATACCGTCCAAAGcaacgtcctttgtgtacttaTTGTGGTCAACTTGGTCACATTGTTGATAAATGCTTTCGTCTTCATGGCTATCCTCCTGGTCACAAGTTCAATAAGTCATCTATTCCTGGACAAGGCACTCACGCTACTGCTGGTTATGCTCCTCGGGGACAGAACAATTACAACCAAAGGGGGATGCAGCCGCAGAACAACTACAATCAACGATCGATGCAGCAGCAGAACAATCATTACACTCAACCACAACACTCTCAACAAGCTAATGTTGTTGCTCAACAGATTGTTCCTGCTTCATCAACTTCTCTCCCTGGTCAGATGGATGTAAATCAAATTCAGGCATTACTTCAACAGCTTCAAGCTTACGTTAGTCCTTCTGTGAATGCAATTTCTAGTAAGCAGTCTTCCGTCTCCGAAAATGGATACATGGCACCCCAATCTACTTCTG GAGTCTATTCAGGGATTGATGATTGGTAG
- the LOC125581561 gene encoding flavone 3'-O-methyltransferase 1-like isoform X4: MADTQITPQQVTNDDEQLALFAMQLASASVLPMVLKTALDLDLLEIMAKKSSPMSPIEIASQLSMKNSNAPVMLDRILRLLTSYSILICSGGDGVERTYELGPVCKYLTKNEDGVSIAALCLMNQDEVLMQSWYHLKDAILNDGIPFNKVHNEMTSFDYHETDHKFNMVFNNGMSNHSTITMKKILETYKGFEELTSLVDVGGGIGATLKVILSKYPNLKGINFDLLHVIKNATPHDGVYSGIDDW; the protein is encoded by the exons ATGGCGGATACACAGATAACTCCACAACAAGTAACCAACGACGACGAACAACTGGCTCTCTTCGCCATGCAGCTAGCCAGCGCCTCCGTTCTTCCGATGGTTTTAAAAACGGCGTTAGACCTTGATCTTCTCGAGATCATGGCCAAGAAGTCTTCTCCGATGTCTCCGATTGAGATAGCTTCTCAACTTTCGATGAAAAACTCCAACGCTCCGGTCATGCTCGACCGTATTCTCCGTCTTCTGACGTCTTACTCCATCCTCATCTGCTCCGGCGGAGACGGCGTCGAGAGGACTTACGAGCTTGGTCCGGTTTGCAAGTATTTGACTAAGAACGAAGACGGTGTCTCGATTGCTGCTCTTTGTCTTATGAACCAAGACGAGGTTCTCATGCAAAGCTG GTACCATTTGAAAGATGCAATTCTTAATGATGGGATTCCATTCAACAAggttcataatgaaatgacctcTTTCGATTACCACGAGACGGACCATAAGTTCAACATGGTCTTCAACAATGGAATGTCTAATCATTCAACCATCACCATGAAAAAGATTCTCGAGACCTATAAGGGTTTTGAGGAATTGACGTCTTTGGTTGATGTTGGTGGTGGCATTGGTGCTACTCTCAAAGTGATTCTCTCTAAATACCCTAACCTTAAGGGCATCAACTTTGATCTCCTTCATGTCATCAAAAATGCTACTCCCCATGATG GAGTCTATTCAGGGATTGATGATTGGTAG
- the LOC125581561 gene encoding flavone 3'-O-methyltransferase 1-like isoform X5: MADTQITPQQVTNDDEQLALFAMQLASASVLPMVLKTALDLDLLEIMAKKSSPMSPIEIASQLSMKNSNAPVMLDRILRLLTSYSILICSGGDGVERTYELGPVCKYLTKNEDGVSIAALCLMNQDEVLMQSWYHLKDAILNDGIPFNKVHNEMTSFDYHETDHKFNMVFNNGMSNHSTITMKKILETYKGFEELTSLVDVGGGIGATLKVILSKYPNLKGINFDLLHVIKNATPHDEQSL, from the exons ATGGCGGATACACAGATAACTCCACAACAAGTAACCAACGACGACGAACAACTGGCTCTCTTCGCCATGCAGCTAGCCAGCGCCTCCGTTCTTCCGATGGTTTTAAAAACGGCGTTAGACCTTGATCTTCTCGAGATCATGGCCAAGAAGTCTTCTCCGATGTCTCCGATTGAGATAGCTTCTCAACTTTCGATGAAAAACTCCAACGCTCCGGTCATGCTCGACCGTATTCTCCGTCTTCTGACGTCTTACTCCATCCTCATCTGCTCCGGCGGAGACGGCGTCGAGAGGACTTACGAGCTTGGTCCGGTTTGCAAGTATTTGACTAAGAACGAAGACGGTGTCTCGATTGCTGCTCTTTGTCTTATGAACCAAGACGAGGTTCTCATGCAAAGCTG GTACCATTTGAAAGATGCAATTCTTAATGATGGGATTCCATTCAACAAggttcataatgaaatgacctcTTTCGATTACCACGAGACGGACCATAAGTTCAACATGGTCTTCAACAATGGAATGTCTAATCATTCAACCATCACCATGAAAAAGATTCTCGAGACCTATAAGGGTTTTGAGGAATTGACGTCTTTGGTTGATGTTGGTGGTGGCATTGGTGCTACTCTCAAAGTGATTCTCTCTAAATACCCTAACCTTAAGGGCATCAACTTTGATCTCCTTCATGTCATCAAAAATGCTACTCCCCATGATG agcagagCCTGTGA